CGCACCACTTGTAGCCGACCTCGAGGCTCTTTTCGAGGCCCTCGCCGAGAAGGATCCCTTCGACGCCCCGCTTCCTGTGCCCTCTCTTCGTTCCGAGAGTGAAGAGGCGCAGGCCTTCGAGGGTTTCCGGTTTGGTCGTGAGGACATGCCTCAGAGTTCGCAGCGGGTGCCGCCACGGCGAACCGTCGAGATCGGCGAGTACCGGATTCCAGTCGGGAATGGTGAGGAGGAAGGCCACCGGTTCTCCGTCGTAAAGGGCGAACCGCAGCAAATCGGGATGCACGAGTGGCCGTAGCTCCTTTGCCAGCCATTCGATCTCGGCGTCCGCCATCGGCACGAACCCCCAGTTCTTCTCCCATGCCGAGTTGTAGATCTCCTGTACCAGCTTGACCTCGCCGTGGAAATCCGAAAGGTTGGCGCCTCGGGTCGTCAAACCCGGATTGCGTTCTTTTGTCCTGTCGGCCAGCTTCTTGAGGCGCCCGAGGCTCGCGCCATGAACCGGCGAGATGTAGGCGTTCAGATCCTTGGCCTTGCTGTAACCCGCTCCCTCGATGAGTCGCGGATAATACTGCGGGTTGTATGTCATCATCAGAACGGGCGGTCTCGAGAACCCTTCAATCAGCAATCCGCACTCGTAGTTGGTTGATGGGTTCATCGGACCGATCACCGACCGGACACCCTTTTCGGACGCCCACGCTTCAGCCGCGTTCAACAGTCCGCGAGCGACGTCGGGCCGGTCGATGCTCTCGAAGAAGCCGAAGAAGGCGACGTTCTCTTCCTGAAATCGGTTGTAGTTGTGATTCAGGATGGCTGCGATCCGGCCGACCGCATCGCGGCCGTCCCAGGCTACGAACAGCTCGGCCTCGGCCGCCCTCCCCTTTTCGTAGAAGGGGTGCTTCTCGACGTCGAGAAGCTCGCGCACGGACGCTTTCAGTGGAGGCACCCAGTTCTTGTCATTTCGGTAGATCTTCCACGGCAGGTCAACGAACCGCGCCAGATCCGACCGGTTTCGTACGGGTCGTACCTTCACGCGATCACTCCCATCTCGCGGCCCACTTTTCGGAATGCTCCGAGTGCGCGATCGAGGTGATCTCGAGAGTGGGTCGCCATGTACGAGGTCCGGATCATCGCCCTCCCTTCCGGCACGGCCGGCGAAACGACCGGGTTGGCGAAGACGCCCTCCTCCTGCAGTCTGATCGTCATCTTGAACGCGGCCATGTCCTCGCCCACCACCAGTGGAATCACGGGAGATTCCGACTCGCCGGTGTCGAATCCCATGGTCGAGAACTCACGCTTCATGTAGTCCGTGTTCTCCCACAGCTTCTGCCGCCGCTCGGGTTCGCGCTCGATGACCTCGAGGGCCTTGATCACCGAGGCCACGGAGGCCGGCGGTGGGGCGGCCGAGAAAATCAGCGAACGCGCGTGATGCTTGACGTAATCGATGATCTGGCTGTCACCGACAACGAATCCGCCGACCGTGGCCAGCGACTTCGAGAAGGTGCCCATCACGAGATCTGCCTCATCCTCGAGCCCGAAGTGCTCCGTCGTGCCGCGGCCATTCTCGCCCATCACACCGATTCCGTGTGCGTCGTCGACCATCAGGCGAGCTCCGAATTTCTTCTTCAGCTCGACGATTCGTGGGAGATTCGCGAGGTCGCCCTCCATTGAGAAGACACCATCGACGACGATCAGCGACGAACGGTCATCTTCAACGCTTCGCAGCCGCTCCTCCAACGCGTCCATGTCGTTGTGCCGGTACTTCAACACCCGCCCAAAGGAGAGCCGGGCTCCATCGAGGATGCACGCATGGTCCAGGTTGTCGAGGATGACGACGTCCTTGCGGTCGATCAGACTCGAGATGACGCCCAGATTGACCTGAAACCCGGTCGAGAACGTGAGGGCTGCTTCCCGGTTCATGAACTCGGCCAGCCTTCTCTCGAGCTCGACGTGGATCTCCAGGGTGCCGTTGAGGAATCGCGAACCCGCCGTTCCGGTTCCGTAACTCTCCAGCGCCTCGGCCGCCGCCTTTTTGATTTCCGGGTGATTGGTCAACCCGAGGTAGTTGTTCGAGCCGAGCATGATCACACGTTGGCCGTTCATCGTCACCACCGGGTCCTGTCCGGAGGCGATCATGCGAAAGTATGGGTAGATTCCAAGGTCGCGAACCTCGTCGGCTTCCCTGAAATTGAAGCACTTCTGAAAGACGTCCACCTTCACTCCGCCGTGAAAATTACGCTCACCCGATCTCAGGCCCACTTCGCGCACAGAAGCGGCGTCGACATGATAGCAGGGGGAACCCCGGTCTCAGTTCAGCCAACCCCGATCTCGATACCAGGTCCAGGTCACGTCAACCCCCACCCGCCATGGAGTCAGATCAGTCACACCGAGAAGCTTCAGGCTGTCGCCCGTCCGCGCGGTCCAGTGACGGGCCAGCAGCTCGCGACTCTTGTCGGACGTCAGCGCCAGCCGACGCCAGCCGAGCCTCTGCAGAACGCTGCCGATCACCCCTGCGCCTGACACCAGCGCCGGCGGTACCCGCAGGACACGAGCCTTCACGCCGCCGATCTCGCAGAGAGAATCGATGAGCCCTTCGAGCTCGAGCGGCTCGGCTTCGCCGACGTGGAAGACCTCTCCGACGCTCCCGGAGGCCGCGGCCAGGATCGAGCGCACCACATCGCCCACCCAGGCCACAGTCAACCACCGTTCGCCGGCGGGGAGCCCGACCAGCCCGCTGCTCGCCATGCGGAAGAACTCGAAGACGTCGGTATCACGCGGGCCGTAGATCGCAGCCGGCCTGAGAATCGACCAGCCGCCGTACCCTTCCCACTTTCGCACCTCATCTTCGGCGGCGAGCTTCGATCGGCCATACCAGGAAATTGGCGCAGGCACCGCCTCGGGCCCGACTCCCTCGGGCGAACGCGACGGACCGACCGCCGCC
This DNA window, taken from Acidobacteriota bacterium, encodes the following:
- a CDS encoding pyridoxal phosphate-dependent aminotransferase family protein, yielding MDVFQKCFNFREADEVRDLGIYPYFRMIASGQDPVVTMNGQRVIMLGSNNYLGLTNHPEIKKAAAEALESYGTGTAGSRFLNGTLEIHVELERRLAEFMNREAALTFSTGFQVNLGVISSLIDRKDVVILDNLDHACILDGARLSFGRVLKYRHNDMDALEERLRSVEDDRSSLIVVDGVFSMEGDLANLPRIVELKKKFGARLMVDDAHGIGVMGENGRGTTEHFGLEDEADLVMGTFSKSLATVGGFVVGDSQIIDYVKHHARSLIFSAAPPPASVASVIKALEVIEREPERRQKLWENTDYMKREFSTMGFDTGESESPVIPLVVGEDMAAFKMTIRLQEEGVFANPVVSPAVPEGRAMIRTSYMATHSRDHLDRALGAFRKVGREMGVIA
- a CDS encoding N-acetyltransferase; this translates as MKVRPVRNRSDLARFVDLPWKIYRNDKNWVPPLKASVRELLDVEKHPFYEKGRAAEAELFVAWDGRDAVGRIAAILNHNYNRFQEENVAFFGFFESIDRPDVARGLLNAAEAWASEKGVRSVIGPMNPSTNYECGLLIEGFSRPPVLMMTYNPQYYPRLIEGAGYSKAKDLNAYISPVHGASLGRLKKLADRTKERNPGLTTRGANLSDFHGEVKLVQEIYNSAWEKNWGFVPMADAEIEWLAKELRPLVHPDLLRFALYDGEPVAFLLTIPDWNPVLADLDGSPWRHPLRTLRHVLTTKPETLEGLRLFTLGTKRGHRKRGVEGILLGEGLEKSLEVGYKWCEYSWILEDNELTKRAVRLMDGELYKVYRVYEKAI
- a CDS encoding NAD-dependent epimerase/dehydratase family protein; this translates as MTDFSHRNPLVSPDRVKPWLDAIPQPVAITGGTGFVGSHLVDALCAAGIEPRILVRDPEAPRWIANAPVRWVVGSLSDPRALDELVDNAGTVFHLAGVLRAGREREFDEGNRLGTASLVSAMQETARGSRLINVSSLAAVGPSRSPEGVGPEAVPAPISWYGRSKLAAEDEVRKWEGYGGWSILRPAAIYGPRDTDVFEFFRMASSGLVGLPAGERWLTVAWVGDVVRSILAAASGSVGEVFHVGEAEPLELEGLIDSLCEIGGVKARVLRVPPALVSGAGVIGSVLQRLGWRRLALTSDKSRELLARHWTARTGDSLKLLGVTDLTPWRVGVDVTWTWYRDRGWLN